One Chryseobacterium wanjuense genomic region harbors:
- a CDS encoding T9SS type A sorting domain-containing protein, with protein sequence MKRILFSMLAASGLCTAQTTITKAFNDPVAGETVNNVTINGTVDNSATGANTTFNNASLTQGAAATTTYSTPTTGDVTTFPSSTLKMVSSGNTFMYKQSTSKLEITGLITPDATLNLSANNGTFISYPAAFGYTETDQAQGTFTSTTANGLCKGTINVSADASGTLILGSSTYPNVLRIKSVQNFSLYLPNDTTFMFPIGTIVNTAYSYYDSAHKFPLLSTTQVIINVPLAGINNQTTNGAQALNLTTLSTGDLTARKKGLKIYPNPAQDFIEFKGKTENYSTAKIYSLDGKLIKTSDVKAGKVQISELPPAAYFIEVSAKDNKKPEASKFIKK encoded by the coding sequence ATGAAACGAATTCTATTTTCTATGCTGGCGGCCTCTGGCTTATGCACAGCTCAAACTACTATTACCAAAGCATTTAATGATCCTGTTGCAGGCGAAACGGTGAACAATGTTACCATCAACGGAACGGTAGATAATTCTGCTACGGGAGCCAATACAACCTTCAACAATGCTTCTTTGACACAAGGTGCTGCAGCTACTACAACCTATTCAACTCCGACGACGGGTGATGTGACTACATTTCCAAGCTCTACATTAAAAATGGTTTCTTCAGGAAATACTTTTATGTACAAGCAGTCGACTTCAAAACTTGAAATCACAGGGCTTATCACTCCCGATGCGACCCTTAATCTGTCTGCAAACAACGGAACTTTCATTTCCTATCCTGCCGCTTTCGGATATACGGAAACAGATCAGGCACAGGGAACATTTACTTCTACCACAGCCAACGGCTTATGCAAAGGAACCATCAATGTTTCAGCAGATGCTTCCGGAACATTGATTCTCGGGTCTTCAACGTATCCGAATGTACTCAGAATTAAATCCGTTCAGAATTTTAGTCTTTATTTACCCAACGATACCACTTTTATGTTCCCGATCGGAACCATCGTCAATACCGCTTATTCGTACTATGACAGTGCGCATAAATTTCCTTTACTGAGCACGACTCAGGTTATCATCAACGTTCCTTTGGCGGGAATCAACAACCAGACAACCAACGGAGCACAGGCTTTGAATCTTACAACGTTATCAACGGGAGATCTTACTGCCAGAAAAAAAGGATTGAAAATTTATCCTAATCCGGCGCAGGATTTTATCGAATTTAAAGGGAAAACGGAAAATTATTCAACAGCGAAAATTTATAGCTTAGATGGAAAATTAATCAAAACATCTGACGTAAAAGCAGGAAAGGTACAGATTTCAGAACTTCCGCCTGCCGCTTATTTCATCGAAGTTTCAGCAAAGGATAATAAAAAACCGGAAGCTTCAAAATTCATTAAAAAATAA
- a CDS encoding response regulator transcription factor has product MKLLVIEDHKDLLDTVIIYFKKEDYICETASDTREALEKIELFEYDCILLDLMLPDGNGLEILRHIKSYSPETSVIIVSAKNSLDHKLTGLDDGADDYMTKPFSLPELHSRIKAVLRRKMPENNRFLNFNEIHIDLQSKECKINNNILNLTKKELNLLIYFINNQNRMLSKQSIASHLWGDYTYSMDNVDFVYQHLKNIRKKITDAGCKDYLQTVYGLGYKWIDR; this is encoded by the coding sequence ATGAAACTTCTTGTTATAGAAGATCATAAAGATCTTTTAGATACGGTTATAATCTACTTTAAAAAAGAAGATTATATCTGCGAAACCGCTTCCGACACGCGAGAAGCTTTAGAAAAAATTGAACTTTTCGAATACGACTGCATTCTTCTGGATCTTATGCTTCCCGATGGCAACGGACTTGAAATTTTAAGACATATTAAAAGCTATTCTCCGGAAACCAGCGTTATCATTGTTTCCGCCAAAAATTCTCTCGATCACAAACTGACCGGGCTGGATGACGGCGCAGATGATTATATGACGAAACCTTTTTCATTACCCGAGCTTCATTCCCGGATAAAGGCAGTTCTCAGAAGAAAAATGCCTGAAAACAATCGGTTTTTAAATTTTAATGAAATACATATTGATCTTCAGTCTAAAGAATGTAAAATAAACAACAACATCCTCAATCTTACCAAAAAAGAACTCAATCTGCTGATTTATTTTATTAACAATCAGAACAGAATGCTGTCTAAACAGTCTATTGCAAGCCATCTTTGGGGAGATTACACCTACAGTATGGATAATGTGGATTTTGTCTATCAGCATCTGAAAAATATCCGCAAAAAAATCACCGATGCAGGCTGTAAAGATTACCTTCAAACCGTGTATGGACTGGGATACAAATGGATTGACAGATGA
- a CDS encoding sensor histidine kinase — protein sequence MNLSLRFARSFTILVLFVLLTGFGILYFAFERATMRSAILKLEDLNNYVTKKLEQNPNYDFLKFHHRQTQVKILPGSAPEKEKIIEEKYIWNKSIQSYINKISVTTYPIIHHRKYSITSVRYITVIENRFLMSLLMVLAWIMVFLIILTIILSVLISKNILEPFYQALDEIKKFSLKDNRPMNLMKTDTQEFQEMNKFLITMSESSKKDYHLLEELSENTSHELQTPLASIKGKIELLMEHDLSENQLSVLCSMNDEIDRLSSINQSLILLAKLEHFEKSDSAYINLSELLEERISYFEDIIELQNITLVKEIQENVFINFDKNLACIVINNLISNSERHNIRNGKIFIQLTDNHLYISNTGNIPTISSEELFQRFKRGNPDQNSIGIGLSLVKKILEIYNHEISYQFNNNLHTFSMKFKN from the coding sequence ATGAATCTGAGTTTGCGTTTTGCCCGGTCTTTCACCATTCTTGTTTTGTTTGTGCTTCTCACAGGCTTTGGAATTCTCTATTTTGCCTTCGAAAGGGCGACAATGCGTTCTGCGATCCTCAAGCTGGAAGACCTCAACAACTATGTCACAAAAAAACTGGAACAAAATCCCAACTACGACTTTCTGAAATTTCATCACCGACAGACACAGGTGAAAATTCTTCCGGGTTCCGCTCCTGAAAAAGAAAAAATTATTGAAGAAAAATATATCTGGAATAAAAGTATACAGTCTTACATCAACAAAATTTCCGTAACCACCTATCCTATTATTCATCACAGAAAATATTCGATTACGAGTGTACGGTATATTACTGTCATCGAAAACCGTTTTCTCATGAGCCTTCTGATGGTTCTTGCCTGGATTATGGTTTTTCTGATTATTTTAACCATCATTTTAAGCGTACTGATCTCAAAAAATATCCTGGAACCTTTCTATCAGGCTTTGGATGAGATTAAAAAATTCAGTTTAAAGGATAACCGTCCGATGAATCTGATGAAAACGGATACCCAGGAATTTCAGGAGATGAATAAATTCCTGATCACCATGTCTGAAAGTTCGAAAAAAGATTATCATCTTCTTGAAGAGTTGTCCGAAAACACTTCTCACGAGCTCCAGACTCCCCTTGCTTCCATCAAAGGAAAAATAGAACTGCTTATGGAACATGATCTTTCCGAAAACCAACTCTCAGTCTTATGTTCGATGAATGATGAAATCGACAGGTTATCATCCATCAACCAATCATTGATCCTTCTTGCGAAACTTGAACATTTTGAAAAAAGTGATTCTGCTTATATCAATTTATCGGAATTATTAGAAGAAAGGATCAGTTATTTTGAAGATATTATTGAGCTGCAAAATATTACTTTAGTAAAAGAAATTCAGGAAAATGTTTTTATTAATTTTGATAAAAATCTGGCTTGTATTGTCATTAATAATCTCATCAGCAATTCTGAAAGGCATAATATCAGAAACGGAAAAATTTTCATACAACTTACCGATAATCATCTTTATATTTCAAATACAGGAAATATTCCTACAATTTCTTCCGAAGAATTATTTCAAAGATTCAAGCGTGGAAATCCCGATCAGAACTCGATCGGCATAGGATTGTCGCTCGTGAAGAAGATTTTGGAAATTTACAATCATGAAATTTCTTATCAGTTTAATAATAATCTGCATACTTTCAGCATGAAATTTAAAAATTAA
- a CDS encoding DUF1801 domain-containing protein, whose product MAKANKTTETAVSVTDFINSYVEKDEKKADSFELIKLMSKWSGFEPKMWGPTIIGFGGYHYKYASGHEGDAPIIGFSPRKAEFSLYVYSPTEESKPLLDDLGKFKMGKACIYIKKLSDINIDVLEKICTLSIAYINENHECACREK is encoded by the coding sequence GCAAACAAAACCACAGAAACAGCAGTCAGTGTCACCGATTTTATTAATTCATATGTAGAAAAGGATGAAAAGAAAGCGGATAGTTTTGAGCTAATCAAGCTAATGAGCAAATGGTCAGGATTTGAACCTAAAATGTGGGGACCTACCATCATAGGATTCGGCGGCTATCATTACAAATATGCAAGCGGACATGAAGGTGATGCTCCAATCATCGGCTTTTCACCGCGCAAAGCAGAGTTTTCACTGTACGTCTATTCGCCAACCGAAGAAAGTAAACCATTATTAGATGATCTCGGAAAATTTAAAATGGGTAAAGCCTGTATCTACATCAAAAAATTGTCTGATATTAATATTGATGTTTTAGAAAAAATCTGTACCCTTTCGATTGCATATATCAATGAAAATCATGAGTGTGCCTGCAGAGAAAAATAA
- the ribB gene encoding 3,4-dihydroxy-2-butanone-4-phosphate synthase, translated as MEKLIEKFGATPKERVEKALLTLQQGKGILLVDDENRENEGDIIFPASTITEKDMALLIRECSGIVCLCISEEKSRHLNLRPMVETNNSKNQTAFTISIEAKEGVESGVSAKDRVTTIRTAVAENAKAEHIASPGHVFPLVAKKDGVFERRGHTEGSVDLIKMANLGEDAVLCELTNEDGTMARLPEIVDFAEKKAMTVVTIEDIYSYRKMMISQN; from the coding sequence ATGGAAAAATTAATTGAAAAATTCGGAGCCACTCCGAAAGAACGTGTAGAGAAAGCACTTTTAACACTACAACAAGGCAAAGGCATCCTGCTGGTAGACGATGAAAACCGTGAAAACGAAGGCGACATCATCTTTCCTGCCTCCACCATTACAGAAAAAGACATGGCACTTTTAATCCGCGAATGCAGCGGAATCGTTTGCCTGTGCATTTCGGAAGAGAAAAGCAGACACCTGAACCTTCGTCCCATGGTGGAAACCAACAATTCTAAAAACCAGACCGCATTTACCATTTCCATCGAAGCCAAAGAAGGCGTCGAGTCGGGAGTTTCTGCCAAAGACCGTGTAACAACGATCAGAACGGCGGTTGCAGAAAATGCAAAAGCCGAACACATTGCAAGTCCGGGACACGTGTTTCCTTTAGTGGCAAAAAAAGACGGTGTTTTCGAAAGACGCGGACATACGGAAGGAAGTGTAGACCTCATAAAAATGGCCAACCTCGGTGAAGATGCCGTACTTTGTGAACTTACCAACGAAGACGGAACAATGGCCAGATTGCCAGAGATCGTAGATTTTGCAGAGAAAAAAGCAATGACCGTCGTGACGATTGAAGATATTTATTCTTATCGCAAAATGATGATCAGCCAGAATTAA
- a CDS encoding DUF3575 domain-containing protein, giving the protein MKKYLILLPCFIFSQINAQEPAAVSSDKMNIVKTNVTAYAFRNINLSYERAFTKWLSVNMSFGAMPEGKVPFINSFLSDEDERRFQNLEVKVFNFTIEPRFYLGAGYGKGFYVAPYYRYSKITSNTFDFYYDYNFSGTTYQIPLKGFGNANGNSGGVMVGVQFFLTSKQNLVLDLWIAGAHYGAGKGDFTMTSDVVLTPDMQAQLKQEIENLDIPFVNYTVETNANGARILIDGPWIGFRSGLSLGFRF; this is encoded by the coding sequence ATGAAAAAATATCTCATTTTACTTCCTTGTTTTATTTTTTCTCAAATAAACGCACAGGAACCAGCCGCTGTTTCTTCGGACAAAATGAATATTGTAAAAACCAACGTTACAGCTTATGCATTCAGAAATATCAATCTTTCTTATGAAAGAGCTTTTACAAAATGGCTTTCCGTCAATATGAGTTTTGGAGCCATGCCGGAAGGAAAAGTACCTTTTATCAATTCTTTTTTAAGTGACGAAGATGAAAGAAGATTTCAGAATCTTGAAGTGAAGGTATTTAATTTTACCATAGAACCCCGGTTTTATCTCGGAGCGGGGTATGGAAAAGGATTTTATGTAGCGCCTTATTACCGATATTCAAAAATTACTTCCAATACTTTTGATTTTTATTATGATTATAATTTCAGCGGGACAACTTACCAGATTCCATTGAAAGGTTTCGGAAATGCCAATGGAAACAGTGGTGGGGTGATGGTTGGCGTACAGTTTTTCCTTACCAGCAAGCAAAATTTAGTCTTAGATTTATGGATTGCGGGTGCCCATTACGGAGCAGGAAAAGGAGATTTCACGATGACCAGTGATGTGGTTCTCACACCTGATATGCAGGCTCAGCTGAAACAGGAAATAGAAAATCTCGACATTCCTTTTGTGAATTATACCGTTGAAACCAATGCGAATGGAGCCAGAATATTGATTGACGGGCCTTGGATTGGCTTTAGAAGCGGACTTTCATTAGGTTTTAGGTTTTAA